Proteins encoded by one window of Propionispora hippei DSM 15287:
- a CDS encoding argininosuccinate synthase, with amino-acid sequence MSSIKKVVLAYSGGLDTSVIIPWLKENYQCEVIAMCADVGQGDELAPVREKAIKSGASKVYIEDLTKPFVEKYVWQTLKAGAIYEGKYLLGTSFARPIIAKAMVEIAEKEGADAICHGATGKGNDQVRFELTVKALAPHLQIIAPWRLWDIRSREDAIDYAEKHGIPVPVTKKRPYSMDRNIWHLSHEGADLEDPWNEPQDDVYMVTTTPEKAPDKPTYVEVTFEKGIPVAVNGEKMDAVALLEKLNALGAANGIGITDIVENRLVGMKSRGVYENPGGSILYYAHRELEYLTLDRATLHYKEQVAVRYAELVYDGMWFSPLREALDAFVNTTQQTVSGVVRLKLYKGNIISAGAKSPYSLYHEGFVTFGRDEVYNQKDAEGFINLFGLPLKVRALMQKENG; translated from the coding sequence ATGAGCAGTATTAAAAAAGTGGTTTTGGCCTATTCAGGTGGCCTGGATACGTCGGTTATTATTCCGTGGCTGAAAGAAAACTATCAGTGTGAAGTCATTGCTATGTGCGCCGATGTCGGACAAGGTGACGAACTGGCACCGGTCCGGGAAAAAGCGATTAAATCGGGCGCCAGCAAGGTATATATTGAAGATTTGACCAAACCCTTTGTGGAAAAATACGTATGGCAGACACTGAAGGCAGGCGCCATCTACGAAGGCAAATACCTGCTGGGCACTTCTTTTGCCCGGCCGATCATTGCCAAGGCGATGGTGGAAATTGCCGAGAAGGAAGGCGCCGACGCCATCTGTCACGGTGCTACCGGTAAAGGCAATGACCAGGTACGCTTTGAATTGACCGTAAAAGCACTGGCCCCGCATTTGCAGATTATCGCTCCCTGGCGGCTCTGGGACATCCGTTCCCGGGAAGACGCTATTGATTATGCTGAAAAACATGGCATTCCGGTGCCTGTCACAAAGAAAAGACCCTACAGCATGGACCGCAATATCTGGCACTTAAGCCATGAAGGCGCCGACCTGGAAGATCCCTGGAACGAACCGCAGGACGATGTCTACATGGTTACCACTACGCCGGAAAAAGCGCCGGATAAACCGACCTATGTGGAAGTTACTTTTGAAAAAGGTATTCCGGTAGCGGTTAACGGTGAAAAAATGGATGCCGTGGCTTTATTGGAAAAACTCAACGCCCTGGGCGCCGCCAACGGCATCGGCATCACCGATATAGTGGAGAACCGTTTGGTAGGCATGAAATCCCGCGGTGTATACGAAAATCCGGGCGGCTCGATTTTGTACTATGCCCACCGAGAATTGGAATACTTAACCCTGGATCGCGCTACGCTGCATTACAAGGAACAGGTGGCTGTCCGCTACGCCGAGCTGGTTTATGACGGCATGTGGTTCTCACCGCTCCGGGAAGCGCTGGACGCGTTTGTCAATACCACCCAGCAGACGGTCAGCGGTGTGGTCCGGCTGAAACTGTATAAAGGCAATATCATCAGTGCCGGTGCCAAATCGCCGTACTCCTTATACCATGAAGGCTTTGTCACTTTCGGCCGCGACGAAGTATACAACCAGAAAGACGCAGAAGGCTTCATCAACCTCTTCGGTCTGCCGTTAAAAGTCCGGGCGCTGATGCAGAAGGAGAATGGATAG
- the argF gene encoding ornithine carbamoyltransferase produces the protein MGIKNKDLLSIHDLSVAEVFEILELAKDLKEKQRRGEQHHLLKGKTLGMIFEKSSTRTRVSFEVGMWQLGGTALFLSDRDLQIGRGEPIKDTARVLSRYVDGIMIRTFAHDKVEELARYATIPIINGLTDLLHPCQALTDIFTVQEYKNELKGRKMAFIGDGNNMVHALMHACAKVGMHFAVATPPGYEPQADMLAQAKQDAALYGTQIEVVTDPLLAAKDADVVYTDVWASMGQEAEQQARKKAFASFQVNGRLMQEAKPDAIVLHCLPAHRGEEITEEVLEGPQSAVFDEAENRLHVQKAIMALLMGKK, from the coding sequence ATGGGCATAAAGAATAAGGATTTATTGTCGATTCACGATTTGTCGGTTGCCGAGGTGTTTGAGATTCTCGAGCTGGCCAAAGATTTGAAGGAAAAACAGCGGCGCGGTGAGCAGCATCACCTGCTGAAGGGCAAAACCCTGGGGATGATTTTTGAGAAGTCGTCCACCCGGACCCGCGTTTCTTTTGAGGTGGGCATGTGGCAGCTTGGCGGTACGGCTTTGTTTCTAAGCGACAGAGACCTGCAAATCGGCCGCGGGGAACCGATCAAGGATACGGCTCGCGTCCTGTCGCGCTATGTTGACGGCATTATGATCCGGACCTTTGCCCATGACAAGGTGGAAGAACTGGCCCGCTATGCCACTATTCCGATTATTAACGGGTTGACCGATTTATTGCATCCCTGCCAGGCGTTGACCGATATTTTTACCGTGCAGGAATACAAGAACGAACTGAAAGGCCGCAAAATGGCCTTTATCGGTGACGGCAACAACATGGTCCACGCGCTGATGCACGCCTGTGCCAAGGTCGGCATGCATTTCGCCGTAGCGACGCCGCCCGGCTATGAGCCGCAGGCTGATATGCTTGCACAAGCCAAGCAAGACGCCGCCCTGTACGGTACCCAGATAGAAGTGGTGACCGACCCGCTGCTCGCGGCTAAGGACGCCGATGTGGTATATACCGATGTCTGGGCTAGTATGGGACAGGAGGCTGAGCAGCAGGCCAGAAAGAAAGCCTTTGCCAGTTTTCAGGTGAACGGCCGTCTGATGCAGGAAGCCAAACCGGATGCCATTGTACTGCATTGCCTGCCGGCTCACCGGGGTGAGGAAATCACCGAGGAAGTTCTGGAAGGACCGCAGTCGGCCGTATTTGACGAAGCGGAAAATCGTTTGCATGTGCAGAAGGCGATTATGGCGTTATTAATGGGGAAAAAATAA
- a CDS encoding acetylornithine transaminase produces MDQQIIMKTDERHYMKVFARYPIVLSHGEGPYVYDNNGKKYIDFLGGIAVNILGHAHPKLVAAIAKQAGRLIHCSNLYYTEQQATLAQKLAEQSGMDRVFFGNSGAEANEGAIKLARKYAKTISPDKVEIITAYDSFHGRTLAALTATGQPKYHEGYEPLPGGFRYVHYNNLDELKALMSAAKTCAVMLEPIQGEGGVNMPEPGYLETVRELCDQTGALLIFDEIQTGMGRTGSLFAYQTFGVKPDIATVAKGLGGGVPIGAFMTTEKVAAAFAAGDHGSTFGGNPLACAAANAVLDCIGEEQLLNNTVAMGEYLLAKLIKLKEKYPALITEVRGKGLILGAKLTRPGRDIVNKCLAQGAIINCTAGDILRFVPPLNINRGHIDEVMTTLDKVLAAE; encoded by the coding sequence ATGGATCAACAGATCATCATGAAAACCGATGAGCGGCACTATATGAAAGTGTTTGCCCGTTATCCAATCGTGTTGTCCCATGGTGAAGGGCCGTATGTGTATGATAATAACGGCAAAAAATATATTGATTTCCTGGGCGGTATCGCCGTCAATATTTTAGGGCATGCCCATCCCAAGTTGGTGGCGGCCATCGCCAAACAGGCCGGCCGGCTGATTCATTGCTCCAACCTGTACTATACCGAGCAGCAGGCGACGCTGGCTCAAAAGCTGGCGGAGCAAAGCGGCATGGACCGGGTGTTTTTTGGCAACAGCGGCGCCGAAGCCAATGAGGGGGCTATTAAACTGGCCCGTAAATACGCCAAGACCATCAGTCCTGACAAGGTCGAAATCATTACGGCCTATGATTCCTTTCACGGCCGGACGCTGGCGGCGCTGACCGCTACCGGTCAGCCCAAATACCATGAAGGCTATGAACCGCTGCCGGGCGGCTTCCGGTATGTTCACTATAACAACCTGGACGAATTGAAAGCGCTCATGTCGGCAGCAAAGACCTGTGCCGTCATGCTGGAGCCCATTCAAGGCGAGGGCGGCGTCAATATGCCTGAACCGGGCTATCTGGAAACTGTCCGTGAGCTTTGTGACCAAACCGGGGCCCTGCTTATCTTTGATGAAATTCAGACCGGTATGGGCCGGACGGGCAGTTTGTTCGCCTACCAGACTTTCGGCGTAAAACCTGACATTGCCACGGTGGCCAAAGGCTTGGGCGGCGGCGTGCCGATCGGCGCTTTTATGACCACCGAGAAAGTGGCGGCTGCCTTTGCGGCCGGTGACCACGGCAGCACCTTCGGCGGCAATCCGCTGGCCTGTGCTGCGGCCAACGCCGTATTGGACTGCATCGGGGAAGAACAATTGCTGAACAATACCGTTGCTATGGGTGAATACCTGTTGGCCAAGCTTATCAAATTGAAAGAAAAGTATCCGGCGCTGATTACCGAAGTGCGCGGCAAGGGCCTGATCCTGGGCGCCAAGCTGACCCGTCCGGGCCGGGACATCGTCAATAAATGTTTGGCCCAGGGCGCTATCATCAACTGCACTGCCGGCGACATACTGCGGTTCGTACCGCCGCTGAATATCAATCGCGGCCACATTGACGAGGTTATGACCACATTGGATAAAGTACTGGCAGCAGAGTAG